The Sporosarcina sp. Te-1 DNA window ATGGCATCCGGATCTTCGAGAGGCGGCTTGAATTTTCCTGTGACACCTCGGCGGATATTCAAAAACTGCTGCTGATGAGAGGTCGCTAAATAATGCGCTTTTTCATCCGTGTCGGCTGCGATGACATTGACACCAAGCATGACATACGGTTCTGAAAGATCCTTGGACGGCTTGAACCTGTGATGATAGAGCTGTAATGCCTGCATCAAGTAAGCCGGGGCAAAGTGGCTGGCAAAGGAAAACGGGAGACCTAGTTCAGCCGCGAGTTGAGCACTGAAACCGCTGGAGCCCAGCAGCCAAATCGGGATCTGCTGGCCCTCACCCGGCACCGCACGAACGCGGGCCGTCGGATTGTACTCGAAATAATCCCGTAACTCTGCCAGCTGCTCAGGAAAATCATCGCCGCTGCTATGCAATGTACGGCGAAGGGCGTACGCTGTTGCTTGGTCACTGCCCGGCGCCCTGCCTAGCCCAAGATCGATTCGTCCGGGATACATCGCTTCCAGCGTGCCGAATTGTTCCGCAATAACAAGTGGCGCATGATTCGGCAGCATGACACCGCCCGACCCGACGCGGATCGTCTTCGTTGCACCTGCTACATGTCCAATTATGATAGAAGTCGCCGAACTTGCGACTCCTTGCATATTATGATGCTCCGCCAGCCAGTACCGATTAAATCCCCAGCGCTCCGCATGCTGCGCCAGGTCTACAGTATTCTTAAACGATTGGGCGGCGTCACTTCCTTCATTGATCATCGCCAGGTCGAGAATGGAGAATGGAATGCCATTGTATTTCTTTGCGTTTGACTGAATCATGTGAACACACTCCCAACTTATATTTGAAATGCCAAATAAGATGTCTTTAAATACAGAGAAGAATTCATTTCCCTGCTCCACCAATGATAGCGCTTTGAAAACGCAACTTCCATTCATAGGACTTCGCTTGCCTTTCATGAACATTCCTATAAAATTAATGAAAAGACCTTTTGATAAAGGGGAAAGGGGCAGTTGCAGTGAATGCTACAATACCGGCACATATTGCGATCATGATGGACGGGAACGGAAGATGGGGGAAACAGAGAGGGCTTACTAGAAGCCAAGGGCACTACGCCGGCTCTCAAACAATGGAAACGATCATTAAGGACTCGATGAAAATGGGTGTCAAAGTGTTAACTTTATATGCTTTTTCAACGGAGAACTGGAAAAGACCAATAGATGAAGTACAGTATTTAATGGATTTGCCAGGATTATTTCTCACTGCAAAACTGCCTGAATTCATGGCGAATGACATTAAAGTTTGTATATCCGGAGATATTGAAGGACTGCCCCCACATACAAAAGAAGCGGTGAAAACAGCCATCCACACGACAAAAGATAATCGCAAATTCATTGTCAATTTCGCTCTGAATTACGGGGGACGAAATGAATTGCTCACAGCTATTAAGAAAATTGCACAAGACCTTAACGATTCTAATATTGTTCTGGAGGAGGTGACAGAAGAACTGATTGAAACATACCTTTTTACTAGCGGCCTTCCAGATCCCGATCTCATTATTCGGACAGGAGGCGAAAAAAGGATCAGCAATTTCTTATTATGGCAGTCTTCTAAATCTCAATTATGGTTTACAGATACCTACTTCCCTGATTTCAATAAAGACTTATTACTTCAGGCAATACACGAAGTCAACAATCGAAAAAGCTCTGAAGCAGCGACATAATCATCATAACGAAGAGCCTCCTAAGTGGATGGGAGCACGTTTGCTTTCCGCACGTAAAAACGTTCGTATTCTTTCATTCACTTCTTGAGGGTTATCCATGTTTGTCGCATGATGTGCATGTCGAATCGGAAACAATATCGAATCCTTGATCCTTTCATGCATATAGACCTGCTGCCTCTTGATCAACGAATCATGCTCTCCATATAAAATGAGTGTCGGGCAATGGACCTGTTCGAGATCCTCTTTGCTTTCCATTCTGGAAATGACGTCCCACAGCCGATTCCAATCCGAGTGGGACAAGGAACGGACCGCTTCCTCAATGTACACCCGATTGGCTGGATTATATTTTGATAACACTATGGCTTGAAGCTTCGCCAGCCAAGATATTGGCATAATACGATTCGTCCACCGATTTATCGGAACAGCTATTTTTTCATACCAATTGAATTGATTGGTAAAAGGCGTTCCAATTAACACAAGAGAGGACACCCGATGTGGATGACGGATTGCCGTCTGCAATGAAATATGCCCACCCATGGACAATCCGCATAATGACGCCTGCTTAATCTGCAAATGATCCAACAAGCTGATAAGATCTTTTACAAAGTCTTCTGAGTCGAATTTGTCGGCGGACAATGAAGAGTGGCCATGCCCCCTTACATCCCAAACAATTGTGGTAAATTCATTCTCTAGCGCCGCTACCTGTTCTCTCCATTGCGAACTGTCCCATGAAGCGCCATGTGTGAAAACAATGGGCTTCCCCTCTCCCTTGACCTCATAATGTATCATAATCCCATTAGTGTTCAGTATGGGCATTCCTAAACCTCCTCCCATTACTTTATGGATAGTATATCCAGTAAAGCAGATTGGGACAAGTGATCCAAATAACTAGAGCATCAATAAAAGCCCGCAACCAATGAAGTCACGAGCTCTCTTAATCATTCGTTTATCCCCGAATCGCCGACCTCAAATCCTCCACTAAGTCCTCCGCATCTTCCAGGCCAACCGATATCCGGATGAGTCCGTCTTCGATGCCCAGTCCCAGTCGTCTCTCCCTCGGTATGGAGGCATGGGTCATCAAGGATGGAATGGAGATCAAACTTTCCACTGCTCCCAGACTTTCCGCCAGCGTGAAGTAACGGGATGATTTGACAACTTCCTTGGCTTTTTCGCCACTTTCGACTGTAAAGGAAACCATTCCACCGAAACCGCCTGCCTGCGCTTGATGGATGGCATGACCCGGATGATCTTCTAGACCTGGATAAAAAATCTTACCCACCGCCTTCTCTGCTTGCAATATGGAAACGATGGCTCTTGTGTTCGTTTCTACTTCCTCCATGCGGATACCGAGCGTTTTGATACCGCGGATCAGCAGCCAGCTATCTTGCGGGCCAAGGATGCCTCCAGTTGAGTTTTGAATGAAATGCAGCTCTTCACCAAGCGAAGCATCTGCCGCCACCACCAATCCAGCAACGACATCACTATGCCCGCCCAAATATTTCGTGGCACTATGCAACACAATATCCGCGCCAAGTGCGATCGGGTTTTGCCAATACGGGGTGCTGAATGTGTTATCCACAATAAACAGCAAACTACGTTCTTTTGCTATTCCAGCTATTGCCTTTAGGTCTGTCACTTTCAAAAGAGGATTCGTTGGCGTTTCCACAAAAATGGCCTTTGTTTCAGGGCGGATGGACGTTTTGACGGTCTCGAGATTGGTCGTATCAACAAACGTTACATCAATTCCAAAACGATGAAACACCTTCGTCATTATCCGATACGTACCGCCATATACATCATCCGTCAGAATGAGGTGATCGCCCGCCGAAAATAACTGTACGACCGCTGCAATCGCAGCCATGCCAGAACCGAAGGCAAATCCTCTGGCCCCGCCTTCCAAATCAGCAATCAACGTCTCCAACGCTTCCCGCGTCGGGTTGCCCGTTCTGGCATACTCATATTTAAAATTTCCGACCCCGTCCTGATGGTATGTGCTTGCGTGATAAATCGGCATAGATACTGCACCTGTATACGGATCACGGCTAATGCCTCCGTGAATCAGTCTTGTTTTTTTCTTCATTGCTCCTTCACCTCTTCATAGATTCCACTGCTAATATATCGTTCGCTGCTATCCGGAAATATGGTGACGATATTCGTTCCAGGTTCCG harbors:
- a CDS encoding LLM class flavin-dependent oxidoreductase, which produces MIQSNAKKYNGIPFSILDLAMINEGSDAAQSFKNTVDLAQHAERWGFNRYWLAEHHNMQGVASSATSIIIGHVAGATKTIRVGSGGVMLPNHAPLVIAEQFGTLEAMYPGRIDLGLGRAPGSDQATAYALRRTLHSSGDDFPEQLAELRDYFEYNPTARVRAVPGEGQQIPIWLLGSSGFSAQLAAELGLPFSFASHFAPAYLMQALQLYHHRFKPSKDLSEPYVMLGVNVIAADTDEKAHYLATSHQQQFLNIRRGVTGKFKPPLEDPDAIFSEYEKAAIEELLEWPSTIVGSPDTVKRKLEAFLQATKANELIISSGIYNHADRLRSYEILAEMMS
- a CDS encoding isoprenyl transferase, whose product is MNATIPAHIAIMMDGNGRWGKQRGLTRSQGHYAGSQTMETIIKDSMKMGVKVLTLYAFSTENWKRPIDEVQYLMDLPGLFLTAKLPEFMANDIKVCISGDIEGLPPHTKEAVKTAIHTTKDNRKFIVNFALNYGGRNELLTAIKKIAQDLNDSNIVLEEVTEELIETYLFTSGLPDPDLIIRTGGEKRISNFLLWQSSKSQLWFTDTYFPDFNKDLLLQAIHEVNNRKSSEAAT
- a CDS encoding alpha/beta fold hydrolase, producing the protein MPILNTNGIMIHYEVKGEGKPIVFTHGASWDSSQWREQVAALENEFTTIVWDVRGHGHSSLSADKFDSEDFVKDLISLLDHLQIKQASLCGLSMGGHISLQTAIRHPHRVSSLVLIGTPFTNQFNWYEKIAVPINRWTNRIMPISWLAKLQAIVLSKYNPANRVYIEEAVRSLSHSDWNRLWDVISRMESKEDLEQVHCPTLILYGEHDSLIKRQQVYMHERIKDSILFPIRHAHHATNMDNPQEVNERIRTFLRAESKRAPIHLGGSSL
- a CDS encoding bifunctional cystathionine gamma-lyase/homocysteine desulfhydrase produces the protein MKKKTRLIHGGISRDPYTGAVSMPIYHASTYHQDGVGNFKYEYARTGNPTREALETLIADLEGGARGFAFGSGMAAIAAVVQLFSAGDHLILTDDVYGGTYRIMTKVFHRFGIDVTFVDTTNLETVKTSIRPETKAIFVETPTNPLLKVTDLKAIAGIAKERSLLFIVDNTFSTPYWQNPIALGADIVLHSATKYLGGHSDVVAGLVVAADASLGEELHFIQNSTGGILGPQDSWLLIRGIKTLGIRMEEVETNTRAIVSILQAEKAVGKIFYPGLEDHPGHAIHQAQAGGFGGMVSFTVESGEKAKEVVKSSRYFTLAESLGAVESLISIPSLMTHASIPRERRLGLGIEDGLIRISVGLEDAEDLVEDLRSAIRG